In a genomic window of Balaenoptera ricei isolate mBalRic1 chromosome 3, mBalRic1.hap2, whole genome shotgun sequence:
- the CCDC159 gene encoding coiled-coil domain-containing protein 159 isoform X6 has protein sequence MVSPRDQISASHLGAGFAVPDGRAGAGGPSSGKTLEYTFHWSRTPEPETLQLAAPENTVTVGTWRPGRDSGPQSHGSLPNSDSQEHCNDQDPPKRHHSNAKKPLETSSSKTKVKSTVMIPESQKLLRCELESLRCQLQAHTKAFEFLNHSVTMLEKGSCLQQIKIQQLEEVLGPTSRQADKERHKWDVEEGRQELYEALAKGLQGLQKTLHDNEEVQRARTTRSLQLLAQEIWNSKKFLWEELELVREEVTFIYQKLQAQEEEITENLVNIQKMQKTQVKCRKVLTKMKQQGHETEELPSGGSGSWRDDLQKELGDIWSAVHLLQNSFGGLARYSGGRPRAASLRGYKGHRCLSPPLPSWDSDSDSDQDPSQPPLSKSCSFPPA, from the exons ATGGTGTCTCCACGGGATCAAATTTCAGCGTCTCATCTGGGGGCTGGCTTCGCGGTCCCTGATGGGAGAGCAGGAGCAGGTG GCCCTTCCTCAGGAAAGACCTTGGAATATACATTTCACTGGTCCAGGACCCCAGAGCCAGAGACCTTGCAGCTGGCTGCACCCGAAAACACAGTGACAGTTGGAACCTGGAGGCCAGGGAGAGACTCGGGGCCTCAGTCGCATGGGTCCCTCCCCAACTCAGACTCACAGGAGCACTGTAATGACCAGGACCCTCCAAAGAGGCATCACAGCAACGCTAAG AAGCCCTTGGAGACCAGCTCTTCCAAAACCAAAG TTAAGTCCACCGTGATGATTCCCGAATCCCAGAAGCTTTTGAGATGTGAACTGGAGTCACTCAGGTGTCAGCTACAGGCTCATACCAAG GCTTTCGAGTTCCTAAACCACTCAGTGACCATGTTGGAGAAGGGGAGCTGCCTGCAGCAAATCAAGATCCAACAGCTTGAAG AGGTGCTGGGCCCCACGAGCCGCCAGGCAGACAAGGAGAGACACAAGTGGGACGTGGAGGAGGGACGGCAGGAGCTATATGAGGCTCTGGCTAAAGGCCTGCAGGGGCTGCAGAAGACCCTGCATGACAACGAGGAGGTGCAGCGGGCCCGTACCACCCGCTCTCTACAGCTGTTGGCGCAGGAGATCTGGAACAG CAAGAAATTCCTGTGGGAGGAGCTGGAGCTGGTGCGGGAGGAGGTGACCTTCATTTATCAAAAGCTCC AGGCACAGGAAGAGGAGATCACGGAGAACCTGGTGAACATCCAGAAGATGCAAAAGACACAGGTGAAGTGCCGCAAG GTCCTGACCAAAATGAAGCAGCAGGGGCATGAGACTGAGGAGTTGCCATCAGGAGGCAGTGGCTCCTGGAGGGATGACCTCCAGAAGGAGCTGGGTGACATATG GTCCGCTGTGCATCTGCTGCAGAACTCCTTTGGTGGCCTCGCCAGATACTCAGGGGGCCGCCCCAGGGCTGCGAGCCTCAGGG GCTATAAGGGGCACCGATGCCTGAGCCCTCCACTCCCCTCCTGGGACTCGGACTCGGACTCAGACCAGGACCCTTCCCAGCCACCACTCAGCAAGAGCTGCTCCTTCCCACCTG CCTGA
- the CCDC159 gene encoding coiled-coil domain-containing protein 159 isoform X5 — protein MVSPRDQISASHLGAGFAVPDGRAGAGGPSSGKTLEYTFHWSRTPEPETLQLAAPENTVTVGTWRPGRDSGPQSHGSLPNSDSQEHCNDQDPPKRHHSNAKKPLETSSSKTKVKSTVMIPESQKLLRCELESLRCQLQAHTKAFEFLNHSVTMLEKGSCLQQIKIQQLEGLQGLQKTLHDNEEVQRARTTRSLQLLAQEIWNSKKFLWEELELVREEVTFIYQKLQAQEEEITENLVNIQKMQKTQVKCRKVLTKMKQQGHETEELPSGGSGSWRDDLQKELGDIWSAVHLLQNSFGGLARYSGGRPRAASLRGYKGHRCLSPPLPSWDSDSDSDQDPSQPPLSKSCSFPPGVDPPLPQPTLPLLACPGIPKYRPFQLPAWASAP, from the exons ATGGTGTCTCCACGGGATCAAATTTCAGCGTCTCATCTGGGGGCTGGCTTCGCGGTCCCTGATGGGAGAGCAGGAGCAGGTG GCCCTTCCTCAGGAAAGACCTTGGAATATACATTTCACTGGTCCAGGACCCCAGAGCCAGAGACCTTGCAGCTGGCTGCACCCGAAAACACAGTGACAGTTGGAACCTGGAGGCCAGGGAGAGACTCGGGGCCTCAGTCGCATGGGTCCCTCCCCAACTCAGACTCACAGGAGCACTGTAATGACCAGGACCCTCCAAAGAGGCATCACAGCAACGCTAAG AAGCCCTTGGAGACCAGCTCTTCCAAAACCAAAG TTAAGTCCACCGTGATGATTCCCGAATCCCAGAAGCTTTTGAGATGTGAACTGGAGTCACTCAGGTGTCAGCTACAGGCTCATACCAAG GCTTTCGAGTTCCTAAACCACTCAGTGACCATGTTGGAGAAGGGGAGCTGCCTGCAGCAAATCAAGATCCAACAGCTTGAAG GCCTGCAGGGGCTGCAGAAGACCCTGCATGACAACGAGGAGGTGCAGCGGGCCCGTACCACCCGCTCTCTACAGCTGTTGGCGCAGGAGATCTGGAACAG CAAGAAATTCCTGTGGGAGGAGCTGGAGCTGGTGCGGGAGGAGGTGACCTTCATTTATCAAAAGCTCC AGGCACAGGAAGAGGAGATCACGGAGAACCTGGTGAACATCCAGAAGATGCAAAAGACACAGGTGAAGTGCCGCAAG GTCCTGACCAAAATGAAGCAGCAGGGGCATGAGACTGAGGAGTTGCCATCAGGAGGCAGTGGCTCCTGGAGGGATGACCTCCAGAAGGAGCTGGGTGACATATG GTCCGCTGTGCATCTGCTGCAGAACTCCTTTGGTGGCCTCGCCAGATACTCAGGGGGCCGCCCCAGGGCTGCGAGCCTCAGGG GCTATAAGGGGCACCGATGCCTGAGCCCTCCACTCCCCTCCTGGGACTCGGACTCGGACTCAGACCAGGACCCTTCCCAGCCACCACTCAGCAAGAGCTGCTCCTTCCCACCTGGTGTGGATCCTCCCCTGCCCCAACCTACCCTTCCCCTCCTGGCCTGCCCTGGAATCCCAAAGTACAGGCCCTTCCAACTCCCAGCCTGGGCATCTGCCCCCTGA
- the CCDC159 gene encoding coiled-coil domain-containing protein 159 isoform X3, translated as MGEQEQVVCGPSSGKTLEYTFHWSRTPEPETLQLAAPENTVTVGTWRPGRDSGPQSHGSLPNSDSQEHCNDQDPPKRHHSNAKKPLETSSSKTKVKSTVMIPESQKLLRCELESLRCQLQAHTKAFEFLNHSVTMLEKGSCLQQIKIQQLEEVLGPTSRQADKERHKWDVEEGRQELYEALAKGLQGLQKTLHDNEEVQRARTTRSLQLLAQEIWNSKKFLWEELELVREEVTFIYQKLQAQEEEITENLVNIQKMQKTQVKCRKVLTKMKQQGHETEELPSGGSGSWRDDLQKELGDIWSAVHLLQNSFGGLARYSGGRPRAASLRGYKGHRCLSPPLPSWDSDSDSDQDPSQPPLSKSCSFPPGVDPPLPQPTLPLLACPGIPKYRPFQLPAWASAP; from the exons ATGGGAGAGCAGGAGCAGGTGGTATGTG GCCCTTCCTCAGGAAAGACCTTGGAATATACATTTCACTGGTCCAGGACCCCAGAGCCAGAGACCTTGCAGCTGGCTGCACCCGAAAACACAGTGACAGTTGGAACCTGGAGGCCAGGGAGAGACTCGGGGCCTCAGTCGCATGGGTCCCTCCCCAACTCAGACTCACAGGAGCACTGTAATGACCAGGACCCTCCAAAGAGGCATCACAGCAACGCTAAG AAGCCCTTGGAGACCAGCTCTTCCAAAACCAAAG TTAAGTCCACCGTGATGATTCCCGAATCCCAGAAGCTTTTGAGATGTGAACTGGAGTCACTCAGGTGTCAGCTACAGGCTCATACCAAG GCTTTCGAGTTCCTAAACCACTCAGTGACCATGTTGGAGAAGGGGAGCTGCCTGCAGCAAATCAAGATCCAACAGCTTGAAG AGGTGCTGGGCCCCACGAGCCGCCAGGCAGACAAGGAGAGACACAAGTGGGACGTGGAGGAGGGACGGCAGGAGCTATATGAGGCTCTGGCTAAAGGCCTGCAGGGGCTGCAGAAGACCCTGCATGACAACGAGGAGGTGCAGCGGGCCCGTACCACCCGCTCTCTACAGCTGTTGGCGCAGGAGATCTGGAACAG CAAGAAATTCCTGTGGGAGGAGCTGGAGCTGGTGCGGGAGGAGGTGACCTTCATTTATCAAAAGCTCC AGGCACAGGAAGAGGAGATCACGGAGAACCTGGTGAACATCCAGAAGATGCAAAAGACACAGGTGAAGTGCCGCAAG GTCCTGACCAAAATGAAGCAGCAGGGGCATGAGACTGAGGAGTTGCCATCAGGAGGCAGTGGCTCCTGGAGGGATGACCTCCAGAAGGAGCTGGGTGACATATG GTCCGCTGTGCATCTGCTGCAGAACTCCTTTGGTGGCCTCGCCAGATACTCAGGGGGCCGCCCCAGGGCTGCGAGCCTCAGGG GCTATAAGGGGCACCGATGCCTGAGCCCTCCACTCCCCTCCTGGGACTCGGACTCGGACTCAGACCAGGACCCTTCCCAGCCACCACTCAGCAAGAGCTGCTCCTTCCCACCTGGTGTGGATCCTCCCCTGCCCCAACCTACCCTTCCCCTCCTGGCCTGCCCTGGAATCCCAAAGTACAGGCCCTTCCAACTCCCAGCCTGGGCATCTGCCCCCTGA
- the CCDC159 gene encoding coiled-coil domain-containing protein 159 isoform X4 — protein MGEQEQVVCGFYREGLRENRTPEPETLQLAAPENTVTVGTWRPGRDSGPQSHGSLPNSDSQEHCNDQDPPKRHHSNAKKPLETSSSKTKVKSTVMIPESQKLLRCELESLRCQLQAHTKAFEFLNHSVTMLEKGSCLQQIKIQQLEEVLGPTSRQADKERHKWDVEEGRQELYEALAKGLQGLQKTLHDNEEVQRARTTRSLQLLAQEIWNSKKFLWEELELVREEVTFIYQKLQAQEEEITENLVNIQKMQKTQVKCRKVLTKMKQQGHETEELPSGGSGSWRDDLQKELGDIWSAVHLLQNSFGGLARYSGGRPRAASLRGYKGHRCLSPPLPSWDSDSDSDQDPSQPPLSKSCSFPPGVDPPLPQPTLPLLACPGIPKYRPFQLPAWASAP, from the exons ATGGGAGAGCAGGAGCAGGTGGTATGTG GATTCTATCGGGAAGGACTGAGGGAAAACAG GACCCCAGAGCCAGAGACCTTGCAGCTGGCTGCACCCGAAAACACAGTGACAGTTGGAACCTGGAGGCCAGGGAGAGACTCGGGGCCTCAGTCGCATGGGTCCCTCCCCAACTCAGACTCACAGGAGCACTGTAATGACCAGGACCCTCCAAAGAGGCATCACAGCAACGCTAAG AAGCCCTTGGAGACCAGCTCTTCCAAAACCAAAG TTAAGTCCACCGTGATGATTCCCGAATCCCAGAAGCTTTTGAGATGTGAACTGGAGTCACTCAGGTGTCAGCTACAGGCTCATACCAAG GCTTTCGAGTTCCTAAACCACTCAGTGACCATGTTGGAGAAGGGGAGCTGCCTGCAGCAAATCAAGATCCAACAGCTTGAAG AGGTGCTGGGCCCCACGAGCCGCCAGGCAGACAAGGAGAGACACAAGTGGGACGTGGAGGAGGGACGGCAGGAGCTATATGAGGCTCTGGCTAAAGGCCTGCAGGGGCTGCAGAAGACCCTGCATGACAACGAGGAGGTGCAGCGGGCCCGTACCACCCGCTCTCTACAGCTGTTGGCGCAGGAGATCTGGAACAG CAAGAAATTCCTGTGGGAGGAGCTGGAGCTGGTGCGGGAGGAGGTGACCTTCATTTATCAAAAGCTCC AGGCACAGGAAGAGGAGATCACGGAGAACCTGGTGAACATCCAGAAGATGCAAAAGACACAGGTGAAGTGCCGCAAG GTCCTGACCAAAATGAAGCAGCAGGGGCATGAGACTGAGGAGTTGCCATCAGGAGGCAGTGGCTCCTGGAGGGATGACCTCCAGAAGGAGCTGGGTGACATATG GTCCGCTGTGCATCTGCTGCAGAACTCCTTTGGTGGCCTCGCCAGATACTCAGGGGGCCGCCCCAGGGCTGCGAGCCTCAGGG GCTATAAGGGGCACCGATGCCTGAGCCCTCCACTCCCCTCCTGGGACTCGGACTCGGACTCAGACCAGGACCCTTCCCAGCCACCACTCAGCAAGAGCTGCTCCTTCCCACCTGGTGTGGATCCTCCCCTGCCCCAACCTACCCTTCCCCTCCTGGCCTGCCCTGGAATCCCAAAGTACAGGCCCTTCCAACTCCCAGCCTGGGCATCTGCCCCCTGA
- the CCDC159 gene encoding coiled-coil domain-containing protein 159 isoform X1, translating to MVSPRDQISASHLGAGFAVPDGRAGAGGPSSGKTLEYTFHWSRTPEPETLQLAAPENTVTVGTWRPGRDSGPQSHGSLPNSDSQEHCNDQDPPKRHHSNAKKPLETSSSKTKVKSTVMIPESQKLLRCELESLRCQLQAHTKAFEFLNHSVTMLEKGSCLQQIKIQQLEEVLGPTSRQADKERHKWDVEEGRQELYEALAKGLQGLQKTLHDNEEVQRARTTRSLQLLAQEIWNSKKFLWEELELVREEVTFIYQKLQAQEEEITENLVNIQKMQKTQVKCRKVLTKMKQQGHETEELPSGGSGSWRDDLQKELGDIWSAVHLLQNSFGGLARYSGGRPRAASLRGYKGHRCLSPPLPSWDSDSDSDQDPSQPPLSKSCSFPPGVDPPLPQPTLPLLACPGIPKYRPFQLPAWASAP from the exons ATGGTGTCTCCACGGGATCAAATTTCAGCGTCTCATCTGGGGGCTGGCTTCGCGGTCCCTGATGGGAGAGCAGGAGCAGGTG GCCCTTCCTCAGGAAAGACCTTGGAATATACATTTCACTGGTCCAGGACCCCAGAGCCAGAGACCTTGCAGCTGGCTGCACCCGAAAACACAGTGACAGTTGGAACCTGGAGGCCAGGGAGAGACTCGGGGCCTCAGTCGCATGGGTCCCTCCCCAACTCAGACTCACAGGAGCACTGTAATGACCAGGACCCTCCAAAGAGGCATCACAGCAACGCTAAG AAGCCCTTGGAGACCAGCTCTTCCAAAACCAAAG TTAAGTCCACCGTGATGATTCCCGAATCCCAGAAGCTTTTGAGATGTGAACTGGAGTCACTCAGGTGTCAGCTACAGGCTCATACCAAG GCTTTCGAGTTCCTAAACCACTCAGTGACCATGTTGGAGAAGGGGAGCTGCCTGCAGCAAATCAAGATCCAACAGCTTGAAG AGGTGCTGGGCCCCACGAGCCGCCAGGCAGACAAGGAGAGACACAAGTGGGACGTGGAGGAGGGACGGCAGGAGCTATATGAGGCTCTGGCTAAAGGCCTGCAGGGGCTGCAGAAGACCCTGCATGACAACGAGGAGGTGCAGCGGGCCCGTACCACCCGCTCTCTACAGCTGTTGGCGCAGGAGATCTGGAACAG CAAGAAATTCCTGTGGGAGGAGCTGGAGCTGGTGCGGGAGGAGGTGACCTTCATTTATCAAAAGCTCC AGGCACAGGAAGAGGAGATCACGGAGAACCTGGTGAACATCCAGAAGATGCAAAAGACACAGGTGAAGTGCCGCAAG GTCCTGACCAAAATGAAGCAGCAGGGGCATGAGACTGAGGAGTTGCCATCAGGAGGCAGTGGCTCCTGGAGGGATGACCTCCAGAAGGAGCTGGGTGACATATG GTCCGCTGTGCATCTGCTGCAGAACTCCTTTGGTGGCCTCGCCAGATACTCAGGGGGCCGCCCCAGGGCTGCGAGCCTCAGGG GCTATAAGGGGCACCGATGCCTGAGCCCTCCACTCCCCTCCTGGGACTCGGACTCGGACTCAGACCAGGACCCTTCCCAGCCACCACTCAGCAAGAGCTGCTCCTTCCCACCTGGTGTGGATCCTCCCCTGCCCCAACCTACCCTTCCCCTCCTGGCCTGCCCTGGAATCCCAAAGTACAGGCCCTTCCAACTCCCAGCCTGGGCATCTGCCCCCTGA
- the CCDC159 gene encoding coiled-coil domain-containing protein 159 isoform X2, with the protein MVSPRDQISASHLGAGFAVPDGRAGAGGMWTPEPETLQLAAPENTVTVGTWRPGRDSGPQSHGSLPNSDSQEHCNDQDPPKRHHSNAKKPLETSSSKTKVKSTVMIPESQKLLRCELESLRCQLQAHTKAFEFLNHSVTMLEKGSCLQQIKIQQLEEVLGPTSRQADKERHKWDVEEGRQELYEALAKGLQGLQKTLHDNEEVQRARTTRSLQLLAQEIWNSKKFLWEELELVREEVTFIYQKLQAQEEEITENLVNIQKMQKTQVKCRKVLTKMKQQGHETEELPSGGSGSWRDDLQKELGDIWSAVHLLQNSFGGLARYSGGRPRAASLRGYKGHRCLSPPLPSWDSDSDSDQDPSQPPLSKSCSFPPGVDPPLPQPTLPLLACPGIPKYRPFQLPAWASAP; encoded by the exons ATGGTGTCTCCACGGGATCAAATTTCAGCGTCTCATCTGGGGGCTGGCTTCGCGGTCCCTGATGGGAGAGCAGGAGCAGGTGGTATGTG GACCCCAGAGCCAGAGACCTTGCAGCTGGCTGCACCCGAAAACACAGTGACAGTTGGAACCTGGAGGCCAGGGAGAGACTCGGGGCCTCAGTCGCATGGGTCCCTCCCCAACTCAGACTCACAGGAGCACTGTAATGACCAGGACCCTCCAAAGAGGCATCACAGCAACGCTAAG AAGCCCTTGGAGACCAGCTCTTCCAAAACCAAAG TTAAGTCCACCGTGATGATTCCCGAATCCCAGAAGCTTTTGAGATGTGAACTGGAGTCACTCAGGTGTCAGCTACAGGCTCATACCAAG GCTTTCGAGTTCCTAAACCACTCAGTGACCATGTTGGAGAAGGGGAGCTGCCTGCAGCAAATCAAGATCCAACAGCTTGAAG AGGTGCTGGGCCCCACGAGCCGCCAGGCAGACAAGGAGAGACACAAGTGGGACGTGGAGGAGGGACGGCAGGAGCTATATGAGGCTCTGGCTAAAGGCCTGCAGGGGCTGCAGAAGACCCTGCATGACAACGAGGAGGTGCAGCGGGCCCGTACCACCCGCTCTCTACAGCTGTTGGCGCAGGAGATCTGGAACAG CAAGAAATTCCTGTGGGAGGAGCTGGAGCTGGTGCGGGAGGAGGTGACCTTCATTTATCAAAAGCTCC AGGCACAGGAAGAGGAGATCACGGAGAACCTGGTGAACATCCAGAAGATGCAAAAGACACAGGTGAAGTGCCGCAAG GTCCTGACCAAAATGAAGCAGCAGGGGCATGAGACTGAGGAGTTGCCATCAGGAGGCAGTGGCTCCTGGAGGGATGACCTCCAGAAGGAGCTGGGTGACATATG GTCCGCTGTGCATCTGCTGCAGAACTCCTTTGGTGGCCTCGCCAGATACTCAGGGGGCCGCCCCAGGGCTGCGAGCCTCAGGG GCTATAAGGGGCACCGATGCCTGAGCCCTCCACTCCCCTCCTGGGACTCGGACTCGGACTCAGACCAGGACCCTTCCCAGCCACCACTCAGCAAGAGCTGCTCCTTCCCACCTGGTGTGGATCCTCCCCTGCCCCAACCTACCCTTCCCCTCCTGGCCTGCCCTGGAATCCCAAAGTACAGGCCCTTCCAACTCCCAGCCTGGGCATCTGCCCCCTGA
- the CCDC159 gene encoding coiled-coil domain-containing protein 159 isoform X7: protein MVSPRDQISASHLGAGFAVPDGRAGAGGMWILSGRTEGKQKPLETSSSKTKVKSTVMIPESQKLLRCELESLRCQLQAHTKAFEFLNHSVTMLEKGSCLQQIKIQQLEEVLGPTSRQADKERHKWDVEEGRQELYEALAKGLQGLQKTLHDNEEVQRARTTRSLQLLAQEIWNSKKFLWEELELVREEVTFIYQKLQAQEEEITENLVNIQKMQKTQVKCRKVLTKMKQQGHETEELPSGGSGSWRDDLQKELGDIWSAVHLLQNSFGGLARYSGGRPRAASLRGYKGHRCLSPPLPSWDSDSDSDQDPSQPPLSKSCSFPPGVDPPLPQPTLPLLACPGIPKYRPFQLPAWASAP, encoded by the exons ATGGTGTCTCCACGGGATCAAATTTCAGCGTCTCATCTGGGGGCTGGCTTCGCGGTCCCTGATGGGAGAGCAGGAGCAGGTGGTATGTG GATTCTATCGGGAAGGACTGAGGGAAAACAG AAGCCCTTGGAGACCAGCTCTTCCAAAACCAAAG TTAAGTCCACCGTGATGATTCCCGAATCCCAGAAGCTTTTGAGATGTGAACTGGAGTCACTCAGGTGTCAGCTACAGGCTCATACCAAG GCTTTCGAGTTCCTAAACCACTCAGTGACCATGTTGGAGAAGGGGAGCTGCCTGCAGCAAATCAAGATCCAACAGCTTGAAG AGGTGCTGGGCCCCACGAGCCGCCAGGCAGACAAGGAGAGACACAAGTGGGACGTGGAGGAGGGACGGCAGGAGCTATATGAGGCTCTGGCTAAAGGCCTGCAGGGGCTGCAGAAGACCCTGCATGACAACGAGGAGGTGCAGCGGGCCCGTACCACCCGCTCTCTACAGCTGTTGGCGCAGGAGATCTGGAACAG CAAGAAATTCCTGTGGGAGGAGCTGGAGCTGGTGCGGGAGGAGGTGACCTTCATTTATCAAAAGCTCC AGGCACAGGAAGAGGAGATCACGGAGAACCTGGTGAACATCCAGAAGATGCAAAAGACACAGGTGAAGTGCCGCAAG GTCCTGACCAAAATGAAGCAGCAGGGGCATGAGACTGAGGAGTTGCCATCAGGAGGCAGTGGCTCCTGGAGGGATGACCTCCAGAAGGAGCTGGGTGACATATG GTCCGCTGTGCATCTGCTGCAGAACTCCTTTGGTGGCCTCGCCAGATACTCAGGGGGCCGCCCCAGGGCTGCGAGCCTCAGGG GCTATAAGGGGCACCGATGCCTGAGCCCTCCACTCCCCTCCTGGGACTCGGACTCGGACTCAGACCAGGACCCTTCCCAGCCACCACTCAGCAAGAGCTGCTCCTTCCCACCTGGTGTGGATCCTCCCCTGCCCCAACCTACCCTTCCCCTCCTGGCCTGCCCTGGAATCCCAAAGTACAGGCCCTTCCAACTCCCAGCCTGGGCATCTGCCCCCTGA
- the TMEM205 gene encoding transmembrane protein 205, with protein sequence MEEGGNPESLTKVVHLLVLSGAWGMQMWVTFVSGFLLFRGLPRHTFGLVQSKLFPFYFHISMGCAFVNLCILASQRAGAQLTSWEASQLCLLLLSLMLATINARWLEPRTTAAMWALQTVEKERGLGGEVLGNHQGSDPYRQLREQDPKYSALRQIFFRYHGLSSICNLGCLLSNGLHLVGLALGLRSL encoded by the exons ATGGAGGAAGGTGGGAACCCGGAAAGCCTGACTAAGGTGGTTCATCTACTGGTCTTGTCAGGGGCCTGGGGCATGCAAATGTGGGTGACCTTCGTCTCAG GCTTCCTGCTTTTCCGAGGCCTTCCCCGACATACCTTCGGCCTGGTGCAGAGCAAACTCTTCCCTTTCTACTTTCACATCTCCATGGGCTGCGCCTTCGTCAACCTCTGCATCTTGGCCTCACAGCgtgctggggctcagctcacatcCTGGGAGGCCAGCCAG CTCTGCTTGCTGCTCCTGAGCCTCATGCTGGCCACCATCAACGCCCGCTGGCTGGAGCCCCGCACCACGGCCGCCATGTGGGCCCTGCAGACCGTGGAGAAGGAGCGCGGCCTGGGCGGGGAGGTGCTGGGCAACCACCAGGGCTCAGACCCCTATCGCCAGCTGCGGGAGCAGGACCCCAAGTACAGTGCCCTCCGCCAGATCTTCTTCCGCTACCATGGCCTATCCTCCATTTGCAATCTGGGCTGCCTCCTGAGCAACGGGCTTCATCTTGTAGGCCTCGCCCTGGGCCTCAGGAGCCTCTAG
- the RAB3D gene encoding ras-related protein Rab-3D: MASAGDPPTGQRDAADQNFDYMFKLLLIGNSSVGKTSFLFRYADDSFTPAFVSTVGIDFKVKTVYRHDKRIKLQIWDTAGQERYRTITTAYYRGAMGFLLMYDVTNQESFAAVQDWATQIKTYSWDNAQVILVGNKCDLEDERVVPTEEGQRLADDLGFKFFEASAKENINVKQVFERLVDVICEKMNESLEPSSSPGSNGKGPALGDTPLPHSSSCPC, from the exons ATGGCGTCAGCTGGAGATCCCCCGACGGGCCAGCGGGATGCAGCGGACCAGAACTTCGACTACATGTTCAAGCTGCTGCTCATCGGCAACAGCAGCGTGGGCAAGACGTCCTTTCTGTTCCGATACGCCGACGACTCCTTCACGCCCGCCTTTGTCAGCACTGTGGGCATCGACTTCAAGGTCAAGACCGTCTACCGCCACGACAAGAGGATCAAGCTGCAGATCTGG GACACGGCAGGCCAGGAGCGCTACCGTACAATCACCACAGCCTACTACCGCGGAGCCATGGGCTTCCTCCTCATGTATGACGTCACCAACCAGGAGTCCTTTGCCGCCGTGCAGGACTG GGCCACGCAgatcaagacctactcctgggaCAATGCTCAGGTCATCCTCGTGGGGAACAAGTGTGACCTGGAGGACGAGCGTGTCGTGCCCACTGAGGAAGGCCAGAGGCTCGCTGACGACCTTG GTTTCAAGTTCTTTGAGGCCAGCGCCAAGGAGAACATCAACGTGAAGCAGGTCTTCGAGCGCCTGGTGGACGTCATCTGCGAGAAGATGAATGAGTCCCTGGAACCCAGCTCCAGCCCGGGCAGCAATGGGAAAGGCCCGGCCTTGGGGGACACCCCACTCCCGCATAGCAGCAGCTGCCCCTGCTAG